A window of Longimicrobium sp. contains these coding sequences:
- a CDS encoding alkaline phosphatase family protein — translation MTIIRRAAALAVLAPALGACGGLNRSAAAPRTFGGVARHVVVISVDGLRADAIEAAGAANLQRMMREGAWSLRAQTILPSRTLPSHTSMITGQPPEVHGITFNDERVDAEGRVAVPTMFDVADKAGLYTAAYFAKAKFRHLIHEGAPDDVEAPRGLEVVMAPRMTQDVVQFLQFRRPDLLFVHIPDPDIAGHSVGWMSTPYRWAVRRADAAVEQIRRAAVRTFGDDVVVIVTADHGGHGRDHGTDAPEDMTIPW, via the coding sequence ATGACGATCATTCGGCGGGCGGCCGCGCTGGCGGTATTGGCCCCCGCGCTCGGGGCGTGCGGCGGGCTGAACCGGAGCGCGGCCGCGCCCAGGACGTTCGGCGGGGTGGCGCGGCACGTGGTGGTGATCTCGGTGGATGGACTGCGCGCCGACGCCATCGAGGCGGCGGGAGCGGCCAACCTGCAGCGGATGATGCGCGAAGGCGCGTGGTCGCTGCGGGCGCAGACCATCCTGCCCAGCCGCACGCTGCCGTCGCACACCTCCATGATCACCGGCCAGCCCCCCGAGGTGCACGGCATCACCTTCAACGACGAGCGGGTGGACGCGGAGGGGCGGGTGGCGGTGCCCACGATGTTCGACGTGGCCGACAAGGCGGGGCTGTACACGGCGGCCTACTTCGCCAAGGCCAAGTTCCGCCACCTGATCCACGAGGGCGCGCCGGACGACGTGGAGGCGCCGCGCGGGCTCGAGGTGGTGATGGCGCCGCGGATGACGCAGGACGTCGTGCAGTTCCTTCAGTTCCGCCGGCCGGACCTGCTGTTCGTGCACATTCCCGATCCCGACATCGCGGGGCACTCCGTGGGGTGGATGTCGACGCCCTACCGCTGGGCCGTGCGCCGGGCGGACGCGGCGGTGGAGCAGATCCGCCGCGCGGCGGTGCGCACCTTCGGCGACGACGTGGTGGTGATCGTGACGGCGGACCACGGCGGGCACGGGCGCGACCACGGCACCGACGCGCCCGAGGACATGACCATCCCGTGGAT